The stretch of DNA GGCGGTCCGTGCCTGGGACCGGCTCGGCTACCCGAGGCGCGCGCTCGCGCTGCACGCGGCCGCCACCGCGATCGCCGAGCAGCACGACAACGTGGTCCCGCGGGACGTCGACGCGCTCCTCGCCCTGCCCGGCATCGGCGACTACACCGCCAGGGCCGTGGCGGTCTTCGCCTACGGCGACCGGCACCCCGTCGTCGACGTCAACGTCCGGCGTGTGCTCGCCCGGGCGGTCCTCGGCGAGGGCGAGCCCGGACCGGCGAAGGCGCGGCGCGACCTGCCGCTCATGGAGTCCGTGCTCCCCGAGGACCGCGAGGCGGCCGCCGCGACGAACGCCGCGGTGATGGAGCTCGGTGCGCTCGTCTGCGTCGCCCGCTCCCCCGCGTGCGACGTCTGCCCGATCGCCGACCGCTGCGCCTGGCGGGCCGCCGGGTACCCGGAGCACGACGGACCGCGCGCCCCGAAGCAGGCACGCTTCGCCGGCAGCGACCGCCAGGTGCGCGGTCTCGTGATGGCCGAGCTGCGGGCGAGCGACGTGCCGGTCACGCGGGACGAGGTCGACCTGGTCTGGCCGGACGCCGAGCAGCGTGCCCGTGCGCTCGCGTCCCTGCTGCACGACGGGCTCGTCGTCGGCGACGACGCATCGGGCTACCGGCTGCCCGACGCCTGACCGACGACCGGCGACCGCCGGCAGGCGGCACGCGGCACGCGGCACGCGACAGCCGGGCCGGGCGGCCGCGCGATTGGGTGGCACACGACGACGGCCGCCGGACGAGGTGTCCGGCGGCCGTCGCGGTGCTGCGGTGGATCAGGCGCGCTCGCCGCGCTCCTCGTCCTGGTCGTCGTGCTTGTACGGGTCGGCGTCACCGGCGTACTGCGCCCCGGCCGACGCGGCACGCACCTGCGCGTCGCGCTGCTGGGCCTGGACGAGCAGGTCCTCCATGTGCGCCGACGTCTCCGGCAGCGCGTCGGCGATGAACTCGAGCGACGGGGTGAGCCGTGCGGTGATGTTCTTGCCGACCTCGCTCCGGAGCATGCCGGTCGCGGCCTTGAGCGCAGCGGCGGAGTCGGCGCGCTCCTCGTCGGAGCCGTAGACCGTGTAGAACACCGACGCGTGCTGCAGGTCGCCGGTCACACGGACGTCGGTGATGGTGACGAAGCCGAGGCGCGGGTCACGCAGCCCCTTGTCGAGCCGCCGTGCGACGACTTCCTTGATGCGGTCCGCCATCTTGCGCGCGCGCTGCGGATCGGCCATGGGTGCCTCCTGGGGCAGTGATCTACTGGTGGAACGGGACGGACCCCGCCCCTCCCGAGGGAGGAGCGGGGTCCAGGATAGCCAGACGTCAGTCGCGCGGCTTCTCGACGAGCTCGGTGGTCTCGATCTCGTCACCGACCTGGATGTCGTTGTACTTGCCCAGACCGATACCGGCTTCGAAGTCCGTGCGGACCTCGGTGACGTCGTCCTTGAAGCGACGCAGCGACTCGATGGCCAGGCCGTCGGCGAGCACCACACCTTCGCGGATGACGCGCGCCTTGGCGTTGCGCGTGATCGTGCCGGACCGGACGATGACACCGGCGATGTTGCCGAACTTCGAGGAGCGGAACACCTCGCGGATCTCGGCGACACCCGACTGGACCTCTTCGTACTCGGGCTTGAGCATGCCCTTGAGGGACTGCTCGATGTCCTCGAGTGCGTTGTAGATGACCGAGTAGAAGCGCACGTCGATGCCTTCGCGCGCCGCACGCTCGCGGGCCTTGACGTCCGGGCGGACGTTGAAGCCGACGACGATCGCGTTGTCGATCGTGGCCAGGTCGATGTCCGACTCCGTGATCGCACCCACACCGCGGTGCAGGATGCGGAGCTGGACGCTGTCGTCGACCTCGATGTCCAGGAGCGACTGCTCGAGTGCCTCGACGGCACCGGAGACGTCACCCTTGATGATGAGGTTGAGCGAGTCGACCTTGCCCTCCTCGAGAGCACGG from Curtobacterium sp. SGAir0471 encodes:
- the rbfA gene encoding 30S ribosome-binding factor RbfA, with the translated sequence MADPQRARKMADRIKEVVARRLDKGLRDPRLGFVTITDVRVTGDLQHASVFYTVYGSDEERADSAAALKAATGMLRSEVGKNITARLTPSLEFIADALPETSAHMEDLLVQAQQRDAQVRAASAGAQYAGDADPYKHDDQDEERGERA
- a CDS encoding A/G-specific adenine glycosylase — encoded protein: MEDPTDPSRPDIASPLVAWFRTEARDLPWRRPGFPAWGTLVSEIMLQQTQVARVVPRLEAWLTRWPTPADLAASPPGEAVRAWDRLGYPRRALALHAAATAIAEQHDNVVPRDVDALLALPGIGDYTARAVAVFAYGDRHPVVDVNVRRVLARAVLGEGEPGPAKARRDLPLMESVLPEDREAAAATNAAVMELGALVCVARSPACDVCPIADRCAWRAAGYPEHDGPRAPKQARFAGSDRQVRGLVMAELRASDVPVTRDEVDLVWPDAEQRARALASLLHDGLVVGDDASGYRLPDA